A stretch of the Pedobacter sp. MC2016-14 genome encodes the following:
- a CDS encoding FecR family protein codes for MTQEEQAKELLKKYLNKELDPIATKQVEEWYNSYEQDGGYLEKEKKAVIAKQMQDKLQQVMHTSKRGILRLPLQQTWLRVAAAIAIISGLAVLLWPHTTKQVAAEQFVSISTSATQKKNIKLADGSEICLSPSSKLLYPAKFSSSQRVVELAEGEAFFKVAHEAHRGFIVKTSDDLQTKVLGTSFTIKSYHAKGNIEIVVATGKVSVGNTQQTFGTLIKGQQLSYHKQKRMAMISYTPQPVYTDLVFEGTTLQKAIKQLEYAYSINIVLNHPDLYNLKCAAVFNTRQKPEEILDILCSLHHLKFNASEDHKTFNIYRKMKR; via the coding sequence ATGACACAAGAAGAACAAGCAAAAGAACTGCTTAAAAAATATTTAAATAAAGAGCTTGACCCTATTGCTACAAAACAGGTAGAAGAGTGGTACAATTCGTATGAGCAAGATGGTGGTTACCTCGAAAAAGAAAAAAAAGCTGTCATAGCAAAACAAATGCAGGATAAACTGCAACAAGTAATGCACACCAGTAAGCGAGGTATATTGCGCTTGCCGCTGCAACAAACCTGGTTAAGGGTTGCAGCCGCAATAGCGATCATTTCAGGCCTCGCAGTATTATTATGGCCTCACACCACTAAGCAAGTGGCTGCAGAACAATTTGTTTCCATCAGCACATCCGCAACTCAAAAAAAGAACATCAAATTGGCCGATGGCTCAGAAATCTGCCTTTCCCCCTCTTCAAAACTTTTATATCCCGCTAAATTTAGTTCATCCCAAAGGGTAGTTGAACTTGCCGAAGGGGAAGCATTTTTTAAAGTTGCACACGAAGCGCACAGAGGTTTTATTGTAAAAACATCAGACGATTTACAAACCAAGGTACTCGGCACTTCCTTTACCATCAAATCTTATCATGCAAAGGGAAATATAGAAATTGTAGTGGCCACTGGTAAAGTTTCGGTGGGTAACACTCAACAAACCTTTGGTACCTTAATCAAAGGCCAACAACTCTCCTACCATAAACAAAAAAGGATGGCCATGATTAGTTATACACCTCAGCCCGTTTACACTGATCTTGTTTTTGAAGGCACCACGCTACAAAAAGCCATCAAGCAACTGGAATATGCATACAGCATCAATATTGTGCTAAACCACCCAGACTTATACAATTTAAAATGTGCAGCAGTATTTAACACCAGGCAAAAACCAGAAGAGATCCTGGACATCCTCTGTAGCCTCCATCACTTAAAATTCAATGCATCCGAAGATCATAAAACCTTTAATATTTATAGAAAGATGAAGAGATAA
- a CDS encoding RNA polymerase sigma factor encodes MLILREYPYGIFEKKTDIKAEATQSIDNLLTSLKSGDHAAMEFIYQNYWEMVLDTAYKRLRDEDIAQDISQEIFISLWENRAGLQIDSSLEAWLKGAVKYKVINYFKSSIAKEKHEDDIIRLLGNQHQTSAESSLILKDLNKQLDEAMEELPEKMRLIFSMSRKQEKSIQEIGDELNLSAQTVKNQISAALKMVRKKLSYTLLLIICLLLTQA; translated from the coding sequence TTGTTAATATTAAGGGAATATCCCTACGGTATTTTTGAAAAAAAAACTGACATCAAAGCCGAGGCCACCCAATCCATAGACAACCTGCTAACCTCATTGAAAAGTGGTGATCATGCAGCGATGGAATTCATTTACCAAAATTATTGGGAGATGGTATTGGATACCGCCTATAAAAGGCTTCGGGATGAAGACATTGCACAAGACATTTCCCAGGAAATCTTCATCTCACTTTGGGAAAACCGGGCAGGCCTGCAAATTGACAGCAGCCTTGAAGCCTGGTTAAAAGGAGCAGTTAAATACAAAGTGATTAACTATTTTAAATCTTCAATTGCTAAAGAAAAGCACGAAGATGACATCATCAGGCTGCTGGGCAATCAACATCAAACATCAGCAGAAAGCAGCCTGATACTTAAAGACCTCAACAAACAACTTGATGAGGCCATGGAAGAACTCCCAGAAAAAATGCGACTCATTTTTTCGATGAGCAGAAAACAAGAGAAGTCCATTCAGGAAATTGGCGACGAGCTAAACCTATCTGCACAAACGGTAAAAAATCAAATTTCCGCAGCACTCAAAATGGTTAGGAAAAAGCTGTCCTACACCCTACTATTGATCATCTGTTTACTGTTAACGCAAGCTTAA
- a CDS encoding TonB-dependent receptor, which yields MKTKLQFAALMLLMLIGLSVNAQVTTSSVNGKVRDAKGLSIPGASVLLINVSTGAKYGAVTSADGYFRLTNLNPGGPYKLTVTYIGYNKQEKTNINLGLGVDQRLDFTLVDEGQQLSEVTVKGTKGGTKIGSGVQIGEQQIKNMPTVSRSLTDITRATPQVSKDNSFMGTNFRYNNVTIDGAINNDAIGFSPSLGGQSGSSGMPGSSTRTNPVSIDAIQDVQVLLAPYDVKIGNFTGGSVNAVTRSGTNTVSGSVYGFGRNASLIGKNKTGDGSKLPSSFHEYQTGFRLGLPIVKDKLFFFTNEEITRRQDPVILGAGSADMKVINLADAQRITDIMKTNYGIDVGSFDNYNVYAKSNKFFNRLDWNINDKNQLTIRNNTIRSEATNLERDQQNFRFGGIDFIQYNNQSSTVAELKSRVSADFSNSLVIGYSNIHDYREPTINAAIPQIEIKGTGGTIFLGSDREASVFNMKQKTFEFTDNLTWTKGKHTFTFGTHNELYNITYGFVNAWNGRINYDGINQLAANQPSRVRTNFNYANNSRDNIMSNPPAEFRVNMFSLYGEDQFQWTDRFKLTYGIRFDLADMPNKQPLSTKTTNAPVDPAYGTTYTYTQPKDIKNDFLGQVQISPRVGFNFDVLGDQSLVMRGGTGLFTGRVPFAWLGYAYYNNGVTYGAYDKSFTYSGTSQVNPAVGSDPIRDALTGNGEAGFVAKQGVNVNNANGATQVDLIDNNFKMPKTWRSSLAFDYKTENQWKFTVEGIFTKVIHDLKFQMINLADAPIYYPYDVNKQQPIYQRVAGTQAINPLYTNAYLLSNTSEGYRYSLTAQASKSMGNFDMMVAYTYGQSKDITNGIRNSMESNWQLNQALNPNDPGLANSNFDIRNRIVSSMNYRHNWDAQGKYAASFSLFFSAQSGTPYSLGLVNSRVNGTGQTVSLLYVPNVGETAKFFTTANAAQAAAFDAYIDGNNYLSSRRGQFTERNAVRTPWNYQADFRFTQDFRIVTNGDHKHTLSFTYDIVNLTNLLNKKWGVQYFSPNTFNSMASMGLTTAAAGTATAYPTYTFKDADVSSYSKDFFASRFQMQFGLRYSF from the coding sequence ATGAAAACAAAGCTACAATTTGCTGCACTTATGCTCCTGATGTTGATCGGGCTTAGCGTAAATGCGCAGGTAACTACCTCAAGTGTCAATGGAAAAGTAAGGGATGCCAAAGGATTGAGCATTCCCGGAGCTAGTGTACTATTGATTAATGTTTCTACGGGTGCCAAATATGGTGCTGTTACATCGGCCGATGGATATTTTCGTTTAACAAACTTAAATCCTGGGGGTCCTTACAAACTTACTGTAACGTATATAGGTTACAACAAACAAGAAAAAACTAATATTAACCTTGGCTTAGGGGTTGACCAAAGATTGGACTTTACCCTTGTTGATGAAGGTCAGCAGCTGAGCGAAGTAACTGTAAAAGGTACCAAAGGCGGTACTAAAATAGGTTCTGGTGTTCAGATAGGTGAGCAACAAATCAAAAACATGCCTACGGTAAGCCGCAGTTTAACTGATATTACACGTGCAACGCCACAGGTAAGTAAAGACAACTCTTTTATGGGAACTAACTTTAGGTACAACAACGTAACTATTGATGGTGCCATTAACAACGATGCGATTGGTTTTAGTCCGTCATTGGGTGGCCAGAGTGGAAGTTCTGGTATGCCAGGTAGCAGTACAAGAACTAATCCTGTATCTATTGATGCCATTCAGGATGTTCAGGTATTACTGGCACCTTATGATGTTAAGATTGGTAACTTTACCGGCGGTAGCGTAAATGCGGTAACCCGTTCTGGTACAAACACGGTATCTGGATCAGTGTATGGTTTTGGACGTAATGCTTCTTTAATCGGTAAAAACAAAACTGGTGACGGTTCTAAACTGCCTTCATCTTTCCATGAATATCAAACTGGTTTCCGTTTAGGCTTGCCAATTGTTAAAGATAAATTGTTCTTCTTTACCAATGAGGAAATTACCCGTCGCCAGGACCCTGTAATTTTAGGAGCTGGTTCTGCAGATATGAAAGTGATTAACCTTGCTGATGCGCAAAGAATTACGGATATCATGAAGACAAACTATGGTATTGATGTTGGTTCTTTTGATAATTACAATGTATATGCAAAATCTAACAAGTTCTTTAATCGTTTGGACTGGAATATCAATGATAAAAACCAGTTGACCATCCGTAACAATACCATTAGATCTGAAGCTACAAACTTAGAACGCGATCAGCAAAACTTTAGGTTCGGTGGTATCGATTTTATTCAATACAACAACCAGAGTTCTACTGTTGCTGAATTAAAAAGCAGGGTTTCTGCTGATTTTTCAAACAGCCTTGTAATTGGTTATTCTAATATTCATGATTATAGGGAGCCGACTATTAACGCTGCAATTCCTCAAATTGAAATTAAAGGAACTGGCGGAACTATATTCCTGGGATCGGACCGTGAAGCGAGTGTTTTTAACATGAAACAGAAAACATTTGAATTTACCGATAACCTAACCTGGACTAAGGGAAAGCATACCTTTACTTTTGGTACGCACAATGAATTGTACAACATCACTTACGGATTTGTAAATGCATGGAACGGAAGGATCAATTATGATGGCATCAATCAGCTTGCTGCCAATCAGCCTTCACGTGTCAGGACCAATTTTAATTATGCAAACAACAGCAGGGATAACATTATGAGTAATCCTCCTGCAGAGTTTCGTGTAAATATGTTTAGTTTATATGGAGAAGACCAATTTCAATGGACTGACCGTTTTAAGCTGACTTATGGAATTAGATTTGACCTGGCCGATATGCCAAACAAACAGCCATTGAGTACAAAAACAACCAATGCTCCTGTAGATCCTGCTTATGGAACAACTTACACTTACACTCAGCCTAAAGACATTAAAAATGATTTCTTAGGTCAGGTACAGATATCTCCAAGGGTTGGATTTAATTTCGATGTATTGGGCGATCAAAGTTTGGTGATGCGCGGTGGAACTGGTTTGTTTACTGGTCGTGTTCCTTTTGCATGGTTGGGTTATGCGTATTACAACAATGGTGTAACTTACGGTGCTTACGACAAGTCGTTTACGTATAGCGGAACCAGCCAGGTAAATCCTGCTGTAGGTTCTGATCCGATCAGAGATGCCTTAACTGGTAATGGTGAGGCTGGTTTTGTGGCTAAACAAGGGGTAAATGTAAATAATGCTAATGGTGCCACACAGGTAGATTTAATTGACAACAACTTTAAAATGCCAAAAACATGGAGAAGCAGTTTAGCATTTGATTATAAAACTGAAAATCAATGGAAATTTACTGTTGAGGGTATTTTTACCAAGGTTATCCATGATTTGAAATTCCAAATGATTAACCTGGCTGATGCACCAATTTATTATCCTTATGATGTAAATAAGCAACAGCCAATTTACCAAAGAGTTGCTGGTACGCAAGCTATCAATCCCTTATATACCAATGCTTATTTATTGTCTAATACAAGTGAGGGATACCGTTACAGCTTAACGGCACAAGCTAGCAAATCAATGGGGAATTTTGACATGATGGTAGCTTATACTTACGGACAGTCTAAAGATATTACCAACGGAATCCGTAATTCAATGGAAAGTAACTGGCAATTAAACCAGGCTTTGAATCCTAACGATCCGGGTTTAGCAAATTCTAACTTTGATATTCGTAACCGCATTGTATCGTCAATGAACTACAGGCACAATTGGGATGCTCAGGGTAAATATGCTGCAAGCTTCTCCTTATTCTTCAGTGCGCAATCTGGTACACCATACTCTCTTGGATTGGTAAATAGTCGGGTTAATGGAACAGGACAAACAGTGAGTTTGCTATATGTTCCTAATGTTGGCGAAACTGCTAAGTTCTTTACTACTGCAAATGCCGCACAAGCTGCAGCTTTTGATGCCTACATTGATGGTAATAACTACCTTAGTTCTAGAAGAGGACAGTTTACAGAGCGTAATGCTGTACGCACGCCATGGAACTACCAGGCTGATTTCCGTTTTACTCAAGACTTCAGGATTGTAACAAACGGGGATCACAAACATACTTTGTCATTTACCTATGACATCGTTAACCTTACCAATTTATTGAACAAAAAATGGGGCGTACAATACTTCTCTCCTAATACCTTCAATTCAATGGCTAGTATGGGCTTAACTACGGCTGCTGCAGGTACTGCAACTGCGTACCCAACTTATACTTTTAAAGATGCTGATGTGAGCAGTTATTCTAAAGACTTCTTCGCATCTCGTTTTCAAATGCAATTTGGATTGAGATATAGCTTCTAA
- a CDS encoding RNA polymerase sigma factor, whose product MELSLTSALKQNSTAALEEAYSIHHAQLYSFIYHKTQSAYLAEEVVQLTFIRLWKQRDQLKENVALQIQLFGPLENSHWPSPNLYCWPKDQKLRYPCSKESIKGCFRAQQS is encoded by the coding sequence ATGGAATTATCTCTAACAAGTGCACTAAAGCAAAACAGTACCGCAGCTCTTGAAGAAGCGTATTCCATACACCATGCCCAGCTTTATAGTTTCATTTACCACAAAACGCAATCTGCTTACCTTGCAGAAGAGGTGGTACAGCTTACTTTTATCCGTTTGTGGAAACAGCGCGATCAATTAAAAGAAAACGTAGCGCTTCAAATTCAGTTGTTCGGTCCGCTGGAAAATAGTCATTGGCCATCACCCAATTTATACTGTTGGCCCAAGGATCAAAAACTACGATACCCTTGCAGTAAGGAAAGTATTAAAGGATGTTTTAGAGCGCAACAAAGTTGA
- a CDS encoding GH1 family beta-glucosidase, translating to MEQDEQGLKRDLFGKNFYWGITTAAFQVEGSCDTDGKGASIWDEFTKKKGAIKDAQHANTACDFYNTYEKDIELIKQLGIPNFRFSISWTRIMPSGTGAVNQQGIDFYNRVIDLCLQNNIEPWVTLYHWDLPHELELKGGWTNRTIVSWFSDYTKVCAQHFGDRVKNWIVMNEPMVFTGAGYFLGIHAPGRKGLKNFLPAIHHAVLCMAEGGRVLRRMVPLAQIGTTFSCAHVEPFSNKPRDVAAAARADALFNRLFIEPVLGLGYPSKTVSILKKISKYQRPGDEGKMRFDFDFIGLQNYTREVVKYSLFTPYLHARLIKAEDRNVPITTMRWEVYPPAIYHILKKFNAYPEIRNIYITENGAAFPDAISENGEIHDKERLEYLQETVGHVLKAKNEGVNVNGYFIWTLTDNFEWAEGYHPRFGIIHVDFETQKRTIKASGKWYSNFLNHR from the coding sequence ATGGAGCAAGACGAGCAAGGGCTGAAAAGGGATCTTTTTGGCAAAAATTTTTATTGGGGTATAACTACTGCTGCTTTCCAGGTAGAAGGCAGTTGCGATACAGATGGAAAAGGTGCTTCTATATGGGATGAATTTACCAAGAAGAAGGGAGCCATTAAAGATGCGCAGCACGCCAATACCGCATGCGACTTTTACAATACTTATGAAAAAGATATTGAACTGATTAAGCAGCTCGGCATCCCTAATTTCCGCTTTTCAATCTCCTGGACAAGGATTATGCCTTCTGGCACCGGTGCGGTAAACCAGCAAGGTATAGACTTCTATAACCGGGTTATTGACCTTTGTCTGCAAAATAATATAGAGCCCTGGGTTACCCTATACCATTGGGATTTGCCACATGAATTGGAATTAAAAGGAGGCTGGACCAACAGAACTATCGTATCCTGGTTTAGCGACTACACTAAAGTCTGCGCCCAGCATTTTGGCGACAGGGTTAAAAACTGGATTGTAATGAATGAGCCGATGGTATTTACCGGGGCAGGCTATTTTTTAGGTATTCATGCACCAGGAAGAAAGGGCTTAAAAAACTTTTTACCAGCTATACACCATGCTGTACTGTGTATGGCAGAAGGCGGCAGGGTACTACGCAGAATGGTACCATTGGCACAAATTGGCACTACTTTTTCCTGCGCGCATGTAGAGCCTTTTTCCAACAAACCAAGAGATGTTGCCGCTGCTGCAAGGGCCGATGCCCTTTTTAACCGGTTATTTATAGAACCTGTGCTGGGTTTGGGCTATCCTTCCAAAACTGTCTCCATACTTAAAAAAATAAGCAAATATCAGCGCCCTGGCGATGAAGGTAAAATGCGCTTCGACTTTGACTTTATCGGCCTTCAAAACTACACCAGGGAAGTTGTTAAGTATTCGCTTTTTACACCTTACCTGCACGCAAGGCTAATCAAGGCAGAAGATAGAAATGTTCCTATAACCACCATGAGGTGGGAAGTCTACCCTCCCGCCATCTACCATATCCTTAAAAAATTCAATGCTTATCCGGAAATCAGGAACATCTATATTACTGAAAACGGTGCCGCCTTTCCAGACGCGATTTCCGAAAATGGAGAAATACACGATAAAGAACGGCTGGAATATTTACAGGAAACAGTGGGCCATGTGTTAAAAGCGAAGAACGAAGGTGTAAATGTGAATGGTTATTTCATCTGGACACTTACCGATAATTTTGAATGGGCAGAAGGTTACCATCCGCGTTTCGGGATTATCCATGTTGACTTTGAAACGCAAAAGCGCACTATAAAAGCATCGGGTAAATGGTATAGCAACTTTTTAAACCACAGGTAA
- a CDS encoding cation diffusion facilitator family transporter — protein sequence MAGLFLADVKWLDAVGHLSCKNWYFCRMEIPDISPSKEAIRTTQIGIVISIILIFVKGISGYVGNSYALIADATESGADVISSGLLWLALLYAQRPADKGHPYGHGKAEPIAAVLIGIFLMLAACWIAWHAVFFITTPHVLPSSFTLVVLFIVVVTKELLFRYVMKVGVKLNSQAVKADAYHHRSDAITSIAAFIGISIALFMGKGYEGADDWAALLACLFIIYNAVKIIRPAFSEIMDGAPADELIAEISRMASLHPEVKRVEKCIVRKMGLAYYVDMHIEVEGNTTVFDAHEVAHQVKDELLQSALQIKDVLIHVEPYEREPVQL from the coding sequence ATGGCTGGTCTGTTTTTAGCTGATGTAAAATGGTTGGATGCAGTTGGGCACCTTTCTTGTAAAAATTGGTACTTTTGCAGGATGGAAATACCAGACATCTCTCCATCTAAGGAGGCCATACGAACCACTCAAATTGGTATAGTGATTAGCATTATCCTGATTTTTGTGAAAGGTATTTCTGGCTATGTAGGAAACTCCTATGCTTTAATTGCGGATGCCACGGAATCTGGTGCTGACGTAATTAGTTCGGGACTGTTATGGCTGGCATTATTGTATGCGCAGCGACCGGCAGATAAAGGGCATCCTTATGGCCATGGCAAGGCTGAGCCTATAGCTGCAGTTTTAATAGGCATTTTCCTGATGCTGGCGGCTTGCTGGATAGCCTGGCATGCTGTTTTTTTTATCACTACACCCCACGTACTACCCAGTAGTTTTACCCTGGTGGTTTTATTTATTGTGGTGGTCACCAAAGAGCTTTTGTTTCGTTATGTGATGAAGGTAGGGGTAAAATTAAATAGCCAGGCTGTAAAAGCGGATGCCTATCATCACCGCAGTGACGCCATAACTTCCATAGCCGCATTTATCGGAATTTCCATCGCACTGTTTATGGGTAAAGGATATGAGGGTGCGGATGATTGGGCTGCTTTGCTGGCATGCTTATTTATCATTTACAATGCGGTAAAAATTATACGACCTGCTTTCTCTGAAATTATGGATGGCGCGCCTGCCGATGAACTCATCGCCGAAATTAGCCGCATGGCTTCGTTACATCCTGAAGTGAAAAGGGTAGAGAAGTGTATTGTTAGAAAAATGGGACTGGCATATTATGTAGACATGCATATAGAAGTAGAAGGAAATACAACTGTATTTGATGCTCATGAGGTGGCCCACCAGGTTAAAGATGAACTCCTGCAATCTGCACTGCAGATTAAAGATGTGCTCATTCACGTAGAACCTTACGAAAGGGAACCAGTTCAACTTTAA
- a CDS encoding TonB-dependent receptor, translating to MTTKLLKVTLSAFLMCCSLLVAAQTGNIHGTVRTSDGGPAALVNITLTGTKKGTTVNSKGGYTLNNIKPGNYTLVASYTGLQTQSKQITVKVNETSTADFMLAENNEALQEVVIAKNKTNKFSRKESEYVSRMPLKNLENPQVYSVVSHVLMAEQMVVDYKDALWNSPGAIPSVSPAGTASAYIRGFNVSTSVRNGMAAQSWTYIDPINVDRIEIIKGPSGTLFGSSIVSFGGLINQVTKKPFDTFKGEVSTTIGSYDFSRIAADINTPINEDKSVLFRVNTAYQNEGSFQNYGHARTFTFAPSLSYKVDDRLTLLFDLEIFAQNKTQNPYPTFSGPVSTYPGFFADGTMKSMSDVLLDYQTSFGGENIDAKVMSRNFYTQADYKISDSWKSTTTVAYSNSHVERSLQIYPLFVSPSLVTRRVTDFGPRDFNSIDIQQNFTGDFKIGSFRNRLVAGADVFTYHGKQKYSNQITYDNVAPIDITKPFTSIVLERLDQLAASTASNYQTAKQNIFSAYFSDVFNITDKFNAMVSLRADRFMSQPSVTNGIVGTNNYNQTAFSPKFGLTYQLVKDQLSLFGNYMNGFSNVGPVTQPDGTISIFKPRQANQMEGGVKAEAFDHKLTATLSYYDIKISNATTTELRNNLVFSVQDGTQRSKGFEAEIIANPLEGLNIIAGYGYNESIVTNTSTIANLGKRVTAAPQNVANFWISYKFQEYIKNVGLGFGANYVSDSYFDAPNTFKIPSYSIYNASVFYDQPKWRFGLKLNNMTNEKYWNSSLAYQMLRQYLGSVTLKF from the coding sequence ATGACCACAAAACTACTCAAAGTAACCCTCTCTGCCTTTTTAATGTGCTGCAGCCTGCTTGTTGCCGCACAAACAGGTAACATACATGGCACCGTTCGCACTTCAGATGGTGGACCGGCAGCTTTGGTAAACATCACATTAACAGGAACAAAAAAAGGGACAACTGTTAATTCAAAAGGCGGTTACACTTTAAATAACATTAAACCGGGGAATTACACCTTAGTGGCCAGCTATACCGGACTGCAAACACAGTCAAAACAAATCACTGTAAAAGTAAACGAAACATCAACAGCAGACTTTATGCTCGCAGAGAATAATGAGGCTTTGCAGGAGGTGGTAATCGCTAAAAATAAGACCAATAAATTTTCAAGGAAAGAAAGTGAGTATGTATCACGTATGCCATTAAAAAACCTTGAAAACCCACAAGTATATTCTGTAGTTAGTCATGTTTTAATGGCAGAGCAAATGGTCGTAGACTACAAAGATGCACTATGGAACTCGCCTGGGGCTATTCCATCGGTAAGTCCGGCAGGTACCGCCAGCGCTTATATTCGAGGTTTTAACGTAAGTACAAGTGTCAGAAATGGCATGGCGGCACAATCTTGGACATACATAGATCCGATCAATGTAGATCGTATTGAAATCATCAAAGGTCCATCAGGAACTCTTTTTGGCTCAAGCATTGTTTCTTTCGGGGGATTGATTAACCAGGTTACTAAAAAACCATTCGATACTTTTAAAGGGGAAGTTTCGACTACCATAGGTAGTTATGATTTTAGCAGGATTGCTGCCGATATCAATACACCTATAAACGAAGACAAATCTGTTTTGTTCCGTGTAAATACTGCTTACCAAAATGAAGGAAGTTTCCAGAATTATGGTCATGCACGTACTTTTACATTTGCCCCTAGCCTTTCTTACAAGGTAGATGACCGTTTAACTTTATTGTTTGATCTCGAAATCTTTGCACAAAATAAAACTCAAAATCCCTATCCAACTTTCTCCGGGCCTGTTTCCACGTACCCAGGATTTTTCGCTGATGGAACGATGAAAAGCATGAGTGATGTATTGTTAGATTATCAAACTTCATTTGGCGGGGAAAATATAGATGCCAAAGTAATGTCCCGTAACTTTTACACCCAGGCAGACTACAAAATCTCAGACAGTTGGAAATCTACCACAACCGTGGCTTATAGCAATAGTCATGTGGAGCGCAGCCTTCAAATTTATCCTTTATTTGTTTCACCTTCTCTTGTAACCCGCCGTGTAACTGATTTTGGACCACGAGATTTCAACTCTATTGACATACAGCAAAACTTTACGGGGGATTTTAAAATAGGTTCATTTAGAAACAGGCTTGTAGCAGGTGCAGATGTATTTACATATCACGGTAAACAGAAGTACAGCAACCAAATTACTTATGACAATGTAGCGCCCATTGACATCACCAAGCCATTTACTTCTATAGTTCTAGAGCGATTAGATCAATTGGCAGCCTCTACAGCAAGTAACTACCAAACAGCAAAGCAAAATATTTTTAGCGCTTATTTTTCAGATGTGTTTAACATCACCGATAAGTTTAATGCAATGGTAAGCTTGCGTGCAGATCGTTTTATGAGCCAACCTAGTGTTACTAATGGTATAGTAGGTACTAATAATTACAACCAAACTGCCTTCTCACCTAAGTTTGGACTAACCTACCAGTTGGTTAAAGACCAATTGAGTTTATTTGGAAATTATATGAATGGATTTTCCAATGTTGGCCCTGTTACACAGCCTGATGGCACCATCTCCATTTTTAAACCAAGACAGGCCAATCAAATGGAAGGTGGTGTTAAAGCAGAAGCATTTGATCATAAGCTAACTGCTACTTTAAGTTATTACGATATTAAAATCAGTAATGCTACCACCACTGAATTGAGAAATAACCTTGTTTTTTCTGTTCAGGATGGCACGCAACGCAGTAAAGGATTTGAAGCAGAAATTATTGCAAACCCTCTTGAAGGTCTAAACATCATTGCTGGTTATGGCTATAACGAGAGTATTGTAACCAATACTTCCACAATAGCAAATCTTGGTAAAAGGGTAACTGCTGCTCCTCAAAATGTAGCCAATTTTTGGATCAGCTATAAATTCCAGGAATACATCAAAAACGTAGGCCTAGGCTTTGGCGCCAACTACGTAAGTGATTCTTACTTTGATGCGCCTAACACCTTTAAAATTCCATCGTATTCTATTTATAATGCTTCGGTATTTTACGATCAGCCTAAATGGCGCTTTGGTTTAAAATTAAACAACATGACCAACGAAAAATATTGGAATTCTAGCCTTGCCTACCAAATGCTAAGGCAATATTTGGGCAGTGTGACCCTGAAATTCTAA
- a CDS encoding helix-turn-helix transcriptional regulator, with translation MATILYHLATGELEANKIVNKEIESARGEGLVTLAIPAELFGLLQQLQSTTASVDGKRALLERRVLEGMSRLFSKTQEDVPVAQRIQSLLLADFCRTPTFHELCHIMGMTENAIQKVFRKAFGSTIFEYVHVMKMTRAKQELANGRTVKEVGYMLGYQNASHFSRAYKRYWGVSPAKSHRTDPISA, from the coding sequence TTGGCAACTATTTTATACCATTTAGCAACAGGGGAATTGGAGGCAAATAAGATCGTAAATAAAGAGATTGAAAGTGCAAGAGGGGAGGGCTTGGTTACCTTGGCCATTCCGGCTGAACTATTTGGCCTGTTGCAACAACTACAATCTACTACCGCCTCTGTGGATGGTAAAAGAGCATTGCTTGAACGGAGGGTACTTGAAGGGATGAGTAGGCTATTTAGCAAAACCCAGGAAGATGTACCTGTTGCCCAGCGGATACAATCACTTTTGCTGGCAGACTTTTGCAGAACACCAACTTTCCATGAACTTTGCCATATTATGGGGATGACTGAAAATGCTATTCAGAAGGTGTTTAGAAAGGCATTTGGAAGTACGATATTTGAATATGTGCATGTAATGAAAATGACACGGGCAAAGCAGGAACTTGCTAATGGCAGAACAGTGAAGGAGGTAGGCTATATGCTGGGTTATCAGAATGCATCGCACTTTAGCAGGGCCTATAAGCGGTACTGGGGAGTTTCTCCTGCTAAATCACATCGTACAGACCCAATTTCAGCTTAG